The Caminicella sporogenes DSM 14501 genomic interval GTAATTAATGCAACAGCCATACTAGGACCTATGGACTTTGGATCATCTAGCTGTTTAAGCATTATTACAAGTCCAATTAGCGTTCCTATCATACCAAAAGCTGGAGCCATTGTTCCCATCATATCAAATAAACTTTTACCTTCACTATGACGTTCTTCCAAAAAAGATAATTCTGTTTCCAAAATATTTTTTACGAGTTCAGGGTCTGTACCATCTACAATTAGCATTACGCCTTTTTGTAAAAATTCATCGTTTATATCTTCAACTGCTTCTTCTAAAGCCAAAAGTCCTTCTCTTCTAGCTACATTTGCCAAATCGATAATTTTATTTATAACACTTCCCGGTTGAAATCCATTTGTAGAAAATGCTTTTTTTACAACTTTAAATGAAGCAAGTACTTTATCCAAAGGAAAGGAAACAAATGTTGCAGCTATTGTTCCACCAATTACTATCAAAAATGATGAAAAATCTAAAAACCAACTTAAGCTTCCTTTCCCTAAAATTCCCCAAACAACTAACAAAAGTCCAGATACAATCCCTATAATAGTTGCTAAATCCAAATATTACACCCCTTTTCATTTAGAGCTATCAGTAAAGTTATTGTAAATATTTCTTTTATATTGTATTATTTTGTCTATTATTTCGTCAATATTTTCAGCTACAACTATTTTTTTGCCCGTAGTAAGAGTTATTACAGTATCAGGGGTTTCTTCTATTGTTTCAATTAGGTCGCAATTTAGTGCAAAAACATCATGATTAAGTCTAGTAACATATATCATATAAATCATTCCTTATTAATTTAA includes:
- a CDS encoding motility protein A, whose product is MDLATIIGIVSGLLLVVWGILGKGSLSWFLDFSSFLIVIGGTIAATFVSFPLDKVLASFKVVKKAFSTNGFQPGSVINKIIDLANVARREGLLALEEAVEDINDEFLQKGVMLIVDGTDPELVKNILETELSFLEERHSEGKSLFDMMGTMAPAFGMIGTLIGLVIMLKQLDDPKSIGPSMAVALITTFYGSLLANLIFVPISKKLKIRSREEILLKEIMIEGLLSIQAGENPRIIEEKLKAFLPPAIRKSLSNDGKTEAGVNE
- a CDS encoding flagellar FlbD family protein, yielding MIYVTRLNHDVFALNCDLIETIEETPDTVITLTTGKKIVVAENIDEIIDKIIQYKRNIYNNFTDSSK